CCCCAAAATTCACTGTACTCACTTGAAAGAATTTCTAGCTTCGCCTTCTGCATACTAGATAAATAACTTTCTGAATACGCTGCCTATATTTTTGGTAAATCTGGATTGCAGTTCACTTCTCCATGTTTAGGGATCATATTAATTTTAAGAACACAGTACAAAATTCATGTTAGTTAAGCCTATTCTGGTCATTATGTGGTTTGTACCCTATGATGATGAAATCTGATTCTTTCATCATACTGGCTGTTATCTTAGTCGAAGTTTCTCAATCTACTCGATACTCAGAAACAATTCATTAGAAATTTCTCAATTTGCTGGGTATATTATAAGTTCAAAGCACTTGTACCTTGATAAAAGCATTTTCTTGGATGTGAAACACATGATTACAACTTTATTTCTATTTACTTCTTTTGCTTCTCACTAACAACTCAGCAAAACAGAGCTACTAGAGTTCCTTATTGCAATTCCAATAGATCTATTCTCTTTCTTGTATGACTCCCCTCATTGTTGATGAATTGAAGTTGCTGTTGTGCAGGTCAAAGGCCATTGCCAAACCGTCCACGAGAGGTCTTCATTCTACTGGTATGGAGGCTGCTTCAACCACTGTGCCATCtattgtagtctatgtgactgttCCCAACAAAGATGCAGGTCTTTGCTTTGGAGCTTGCTTTACATCCCATCTGATTTGCACAAACAGTTTTCAGTTAATACATAATTTTATGAAATCTATTTGACTCTGTTTTATTTCCCTAGAAATCTACATTGTTTACATTTGTTTTAGATGTTACGTCAACTTTAATATTAGCATTAACAGCTGTGTGATGGCTTAGATTTCTAGGGGGGGATGACATTTAGATATGTGTGATTGTGATTTGACTAAGAATGAAATGATGTGTCTGCCACTGCCTTGAATTGAAGATATTATAAAGGTCACATGCATTTCATTTGTGATTTGCATATTATTAGAACCTTGAATATCACTACCACATCATTGTCAATCCGGTATTTAAATATGTCATAGTAGGCCCAATTACAGGCCAACAAGATCATGACTGGATTAGGCTGGATCATCAATGAATTAAAAAGGGTacattaaaatgttttaaaaatggaTGCTTGATTAAGAAAGGATGAGGCACAGCTGGAAATAAAAAAATGGAATTTACTACACAAAAAAGAGAGGAGCttccaaaaaaggaaaaatattagATATTCAATAGGTGATagcaataaaaagaaaaataagtcgGAAGCATTTATTTTCTCAATCTTCATTTCCTTCTTACCCTTCTCTCCTTTTCCTCAAGCAGAAATATTGACGGCTATCACATTTCATCATCAGTTTTTGTCTTTTATTTGTCCTTTGATATATTTCGCATAATTTAAGAGGAGATCAAGGATTCTTTTCCAGTATATCTCTTGGAGTTGGTGTTATTTGATAGTTTGCAAAAGCTATTCAGTTCAAATAATCTGACTATCAATCACATGACATTGATAGGCTCAGTGAGAATGGAATAGTTAAAATGCAACTATTTGTGAGAAAAGGGATGAGGACAGCTCTATCCCTCATTTCTATAGTGCCACTTGTTGACTATCATTGTATAAAATAATACTTAAAGCTATTACTCAGGCATTAcgataagtttttttaattaaatttaagctTACACTGATGACTTAACCAAACCAAAATCTTACTTTTCTCTCTCAAGGGATTTGAACTAGAACCTTTACCATGGAGCTGCTATCTTGACCTACTTGTAGTAAAGGACCTTGTTCGCTGGTTGACTCAGACACCTGTGTGCAAAGATCAATACAATCCAAAGTCCTCTTCTCGGCGTCCTCTTCTCGGCGTCCTTGTCTCACCATGAATCCTATTCTTGTACTCATATATAATCAACTAATAGTGCTCATCCAAttctcatcaatttttttttttaaaaaaacgaaGCTAATTTTCAACTGAGTCTGATTACGTTTTTCACTTGATATATGCTGTTTCTCACTGTCTGTTTCAGTTTCCTATCAATTTCTTTTTTTTGATTGATATTATAGAAGATCCCATCCTAGGAATAAGTTCCTTTATAGCCATTTCTCTAGTCATCATTTTTATCATATGTAGTTTTTATCACTAGATTATTTCTCATCAAGGTGCATAGCCACCATAGAGATGAACACAATGGCATTGGGACTGCGCAAAAGAGGTACAAGTTAAATAGACGAAAGGGAGGAAGCATTGCTGATGAGATAGCTATATGCCAATAAATAATATTGGATGTTGCAGGAGCATCTTATGAGGGGGCAGACTGAAATTCCCTTTATCAAATCACTCAAATTGTTCActttatattgaaataaaattttctattttatcaagAAGATTGATTGGATTTAGTGAAAGTGTGAAGGTTTTGCTTTTATATGTATGACATTTGCTTTTCCACAATGAAGTTTCTTTTTTGCACTAAGACTTGGTTTACTTGCAAGAAGACTTACTTTTATACATGTACAATAATACATGGTTGATTGATCACAAAATTATACATGCATCACAATCAATCAAATATCatatacatattatttttcctctgCCACCGCCACTTCTTTTCACATTTATCCTTCTAAGTAAACCTTCCTCAATAATGTAACACAATCTTTCGTCCAAGTTGAGTGCAGACTGACGGACAGTGCTCTATCTGATTTGTTGATATGTCTATGTTTATATGTAACAACAATTCAACTAACTATGAGCTAGTTCTCCATCTACACATctctgaaattaaaatttttattttatttagcttTATTAATCTATCACTTTATTTTTCACATATCATAACTTCACATTCTTAATTTACTCCATTCACTCTATAGGCATAAAGCTTGCTGAAAGCATCATCAAGGAGAAACTTGCTGCATGTGTCAATCGAGTACCAGGCATGTACAGCATTAACATGTTTTAGCAATAACAACTCTGCTTGAAATATTTGCCCAAAGTGTGTGCTTGCTGATCTTGTCCTTGTATTTTACAGAACCTGTCCATTGCAAATTTTTAAATGGTTTGGTTATGCAATTTGGCTTATATCAGATTCTTGTCTGAAATTTTTATATACTATAGCAAAGTTcatagttcatccttttgtttcaTGTCGTGTAGTCTGTGATTTAACATTCAGTAGGATAAATAGAACAACATATTTTGATTCCTTTTAGCCAACCAAAGATATACCTAAGTAGGGTTATTTTCACTACACCCTACAATGCCCTCTCTAATAATGATGCATAAGAATCCTTCTCTTACAAATCTTCGTCTTCTTGACTAGGTATCTAACTTATCCTTATGAGATCTTGCACATAGATCCAGCAAAAAGTAATTCTGCTCTACCAACTGTTCTTCCATATCAAACATTTTGGACTTGTTGAGTATGGGCGAGCAAGGTTGTCAAATTGAGGATTGAATCAATGAATTATTTTGGTGATTATATGAATTGTGAATCATACTGAATCATGAATCATGGGTTCATGCTAAAAAGATAAATAAGTAAAAACAAAGTACTTTAAATTATAAGATTATCCTATTTAACATCTAATATGATTAATAAAGCACATTGccacaaataataaaatgaaTTATATAATTAAAAAGTCTAAAGGCCATATTGCTATATTGATATCCGAAAATCACCTATGATTTAAATATCTAAAACAAAAACCTTCAAAGAGACATATTGGTATTGTATCATAATCTCTCTATATCCTCTTCACTCAAAATGTAATTATCCTCGTCATCATCTTGGTCTAATATaaccactttttttttttcttcaccttCTTTCTCAAAAATTGCACTCACCTATGAAGGGAAGAAACCTCAAACATCTTGGCCAACAAGTTCCTAAAATCAATTGCTGAAGGCCAAGGCTGAGATACTCCGATGCCTTATGGTTGAGGCTTGAGGAGTAGACATACGTTTCTGTGTCAATGGAGGGCGCTCAAGGAATATAGATGTCAATAAGGATTGCTGAGATCAGTTCAAATCATATTAATTTGGGCCAAATTGTATTGCATCAGTTGCAATAGTATTAAATCAGACCAATTCTAGACAGAAACAGCCCGCCATACATTTTGTACCATTTTGGGTGATTTGCATTTTGGATCATAGGATTCTGGTAACCATGTTGGTGAGTAGAACTCAGAAGGGACCGAATATAATTTCCACATTTTTGAGTTGGTGCCTTCAGATTAGGTATCTAGCTTACCCTTACGAGATGTTGCACATAGATCCAGGAAAAGGTAGTGCTTCTCCATGCAACAAGATTTCTAACTAGGTAAAGAAGTATGAGCATTGAGAGTTTGAACTAACTCAAGGTCTAACAAGATGGATAGAGTCCAAATAATGATCTACCTTTGCTATTGAATTGATATGGATCATGCATCCAGATATTCACTCTTATTAGATTATTATACTATAGATCTGATTAAGTCATTAACGTTGAGTTCAATTAGATTTGTTCATCCTATAGTAATATTGAAGAAAGATTGTCTTTTCAGTCGCTGATGAAAATTTTCTTTACATTCATTAATTGAGTGTATATAGTATGGTGGAGAGAGACAGGGAGAGACCATAATAATGTATTACTGCTTTTATAAAGGTTTTCTGCATAACAATCTTCTATACTAACTGTATTGATGCTGTGCTATCTTTATGAGTTTAAGAAAATCATACGATTTGGATGTTGGGATTTGGTGTTCATTCTTATGCTACATAATTCATAAATACATACAGCCATTTTCCATGTTGACGTGGACATGTTAGAAAATTCAAGTGTTTGGGCAAAAAACCTTTTTATATTTTGGATCAGGTTTCATCAATAGGTAAATTTTCGAATATCATGATATGTGCATGCTTGGATATTTGATCTCTCTTGTAAGTGGTGTTCTCAGTGATTCTTTAGGTACAAGGTAGTTTACTTAGATGTGTTGATCTGATGATTTATGTCACAAACGCTTACTGGTGATGAGAAACCAATCTATTTTTTAAATGCCTAGTTCCTtttgatttatatttttctaAGTACGTGCCTGTTTTGCTCGCAGGTATCCAATCAGTTTATTGGTGGGATGGCAAGGTAGAAATAGTTTTATATTGAGTTATTTGTCTCAACTACTGACCTGTTAGTTCAGTCTACTACATCCATGAATATTATTCAAGATTTCACTCAGTTAAATTCTTATCAGGAATTTTTTTCTATCCTAGTTTTGTTGACAGTTATATACAGTCCTAAATAGTTATATGCTGCAAGTTTAAGACGTCCAATTTCCATTAGATACAGTTATCGGTCATGCTTTAAAAATTCAGCATCGACCTGGTTAAAAATTGCAGCAGCAGGGTAGAATAACCCCCTTTACCTTAATGACTCAGATACAAACAGATTCGGAGGAACTACTGATAATAAAGACTCGCGAGTCTCTTCTTGGTGCTTTGACAGAGCATGTGAAGTCCAATCATGAATACGAGTAAGTGCCATTTGAACATTGGTTGTGATTAAATATGTTTAACTGATGAGAAATCAATCTGCAGGTTCAACCTCCATCATTGGTAAACTAACAATCTGAAATTGTTGCAGGGTTCCTGAAGTGATTGCGTTGCCCATCACTGGTGGTAATCTCAAGTATCTTGAGTGGATCAAGGACAGTACTAGATCATGAGGTTTCCCACGGAGTAGTTTTGAGCGTGATGCTGAGTTTTCCTGCTCGAATGGACATTATCCGAATAAGTTGCACTTGAAGGACTATCAGTTAAAgtattgtctttttttttttttttttttggcattagCATCGGTTTCTTGTATGCAGTTGTGTTTGTTTACTGGTGCATGCTTTTGTTTAATGCTTCCAAAAACTGTGATCCGTCAACTAGAATGATGGCTAAATAGTATGTTGGGTGATTGCTTCTCCCACGCCTTGACTGATTCTCACTTTGCTTTTGTAGCTGGTAGAATTGCTCAACCTCTCACTTTGA
This region of Zingiber officinale cultivar Zhangliang chromosome 9A, Zo_v1.1, whole genome shotgun sequence genomic DNA includes:
- the LOC122019860 gene encoding protein CutA 1, chloroplastic-like isoform X1 encodes the protein MPLLSLSRTFSAISPAPPRQPSSGAPKLRRRTPLFGALCLLSLGTLTAIGFRSGCAAQSLSRLHFLGSKAIAKPSTRGLHSTGMEAASTTVPSIVVYVTVPNKDAGIKLAESIIKEKLAACVNRVPGIQSVYWWDGKIQTDSEELLIIKTRESLLGALTEHVKSNHEYEVPEVIALPITGGNLKYLEWIKDSTRS
- the LOC122019860 gene encoding protein CutA 1, chloroplastic-like isoform X2 → MPLLSLSRTFSAISPAPPRQPSSGAPKLRRRTPLFGALCLLSLGTLTAIGFRSGCAAQSLSRLHFLGSKAIAKPSTRGLHSTGMEAASTTVPSIVVYVTVPNKDAGIQSVYWWDGKIQTDSEELLIIKTRESLLGALTEHVKSNHEYEVPEVIALPITGGNLKYLEWIKDSTRS
- the LOC122019860 gene encoding protein CutA 1, chloroplastic-like isoform X3, producing MEAASTTVPSIVVYVTVPNKDAGIKLAESIIKEKLAACVNRVPGIQSVYWWDGKIQTDSEELLIIKTRESLLGALTEHVKSNHEYEVPEVIALPITGGNLKYLEWIKDSTRS